One segment of Candidatus Micrarchaeum acidiphilum ARMAN-2 DNA contains the following:
- a CDS encoding spoU-like RNA methylase — MITAMAIGKFNEQEINAIITSSRAFGASNLILTQEKDKGIIDFCRKLNSKWGGNFHIEFTKDWMSEIKSRKMYKVVYLTQFGIQISKRINVIRTYRNLILIVTKNDPNKEIMEVSDFNVSITGQPHTCSAAISIFLHDFYQGRELALHFENAKYKVVPQERGFRIDKTV; from the coding sequence ATGATAACCGCCATGGCAATAGGTAAATTCAATGAGCAAGAGATTAATGCTATTATTACCTCTTCCAGGGCCTTCGGCGCATCAAACCTCATACTTACGCAGGAAAAGGACAAGGGAATAATAGATTTTTGCAGGAAACTCAACTCGAAGTGGGGGGGCAACTTCCATATTGAATTCACAAAAGACTGGATGTCTGAGATAAAATCCAGAAAGATGTACAAGGTTGTTTACCTGACCCAGTTCGGAATCCAAATTAGCAAGAGGATTAACGTAATACGCACATACCGCAACCTTATACTTATAGTGACTAAGAACGACCCGAATAAAGAAATTATGGAGGTTTCCGATTTCAATGTCAGCATAACAGGGCAGCCGCACACCTGCTCGGCTGCCATATCAATATTTCTGCATGATTTTTATCAGGGGAGGGAGCTGGCGCTGCATTTTGAAAATGCAAAATATAAAGTGGTGCCGCAGGAAAGAGGTTTCAGGATAGACAAAACAGTTTAA
- a CDS encoding DNA repair and recombination protein RadA, whose translation MAKDKSVKKLEDLPGIGETSAEKLKAAGIDTLEKVATSQPHDLSEKSGISVEAAKKAIQAAQEATTIEFETGTNIAEKRQALGKISTNSKDLDELIGGGIEINAITEVYGKFASGKTQLAFQLAVNAQLPKDKGGVDGKVLFIDTEGTFRPERIEEIAKAKGIDPKTALENIMVVRATSSEKQMLTIERADSLIREKGIKLIIIDSLTALFRAEFLGRGALGERQQKLNSHMHKLQQLADKYDVAVYVTNQVMDNPGILFGDPTTPIGGNIIAHAATLRLYIRKSKEDKRIIRLVDSPNMPDGECIIRVTSAGIKD comes from the coding sequence ATGGCAAAAGATAAATCTGTCAAAAAGCTTGAAGACTTGCCAGGAATAGGCGAAACATCCGCTGAAAAGCTAAAGGCTGCAGGTATAGACACCCTGGAAAAGGTTGCCACCTCGCAGCCGCACGACCTCTCTGAAAAGAGCGGAATAAGCGTAGAGGCTGCGAAAAAGGCCATACAGGCAGCGCAGGAAGCAACTACAATAGAATTCGAAACAGGCACAAACATAGCTGAAAAAAGGCAGGCACTCGGAAAGATAAGCACAAACTCGAAGGACCTGGACGAGCTCATAGGCGGAGGAATAGAAATCAACGCCATAACTGAAGTATACGGAAAGTTTGCCAGCGGAAAGACACAGCTGGCCTTCCAGCTTGCAGTCAACGCGCAGCTGCCAAAGGACAAAGGCGGCGTAGACGGCAAGGTGCTCTTCATAGATACAGAAGGGACTTTCAGGCCTGAAAGGATAGAGGAAATTGCCAAGGCGAAGGGAATAGATCCTAAGACGGCCCTTGAGAACATAATGGTTGTAAGGGCAACTTCGTCAGAAAAGCAGATGCTCACAATCGAAAGGGCCGACAGTCTAATAAGAGAAAAAGGCATAAAACTGATAATAATAGACTCTCTTACTGCGTTGTTCAGGGCGGAATTCCTCGGAAGGGGCGCCTTGGGCGAAAGGCAGCAGAAGCTGAACTCTCACATGCACAAGCTGCAGCAGCTTGCAGACAAATATGACGTAGCAGTTTATGTAACCAACCAAGTGATGGATAACCCTGGAATACTATTCGGCGACCCAACCACACCAATAGGTGGTAACATAATAGCACACGCGGCAACGCTCAGGCTTTACATAAGGAAAAGCAAAGAGGACAAGCGCATAATACGCCTTGTTGACTCGCCAAATATGCCGGATGGAGAATGCATAATACGGGTAACCAGTGCCGGCATAAAGGACTAG